A genomic region of Anopheles coustani chromosome 3, idAnoCousDA_361_x.2, whole genome shotgun sequence contains the following coding sequences:
- the LOC131271905 gene encoding box A-binding factor, with the protein MDPVGPWSYTYNRIPGAAGGEFHHHLASAAAAAGSSAAAGLAAHHNAAAAAAAATVAGVPSTTSQLLLQAAHTTSLGSTGTPFNPPSFLSPGSVTGYDAVFTPLFHHAAAASSNPKPAHYSTNSTGGGVSGTSSVINAQHRQVLVQAQSPVAVAAAAAAAAAAVGKQHHQVDNLRDNYQSTMAQHQQTLVTFFEQQQAAANSGGATNATGTGSVAGSWQTNNNQLPSPFGIMPHENVLPSSPSSNNNAAPGAATTVTTKYENFGTHYTNSALQQQHHHHQQQQQQQQQQQQQQQQQQQQQHQLLSMAGKVAAGRSSSPAVNVVTKTVGQPPPPPSAGGSSAGGYFSPSAGTSSSTGGANSSPYAVNESSPHGVGAYSSMKHNGSVSKPAVGQQQQQQQVAGGASDGTNNNNGTVTVANTLKKLNIPANMNKGFMGSYLKFLQGEREGSPPPVNRPGRKTAWSRPAPATSSNVPKSTAAAATSAAAGGTNASSPKGGTQYNNSQTPTGDGGDQRLKQQQQQQREVRNGTDGMQGGEGENQSSNYSITALQTPSSNNNHNTAATKQTDANRKRKYNPAATTGEAGEGSDPLVVPQRRQTTNRKAKAKAVELQQQILGGSKATGRVLDEVEEPAEFANDSDSDPAWTPAEDKDDVDDDEERMAGGRRRGRKSTTGTLGRGKGRSNILSAGDYEYSSEEDNNHNNVGGSHAAASSGHTPSQANLQQHQQIAVPNAPPASHHHPSQIHQNQHTTQSHMLHSQSSMQRQAQSVAGVQQQHQHHHQQQQMGNLQTQPNNIYSSQSPTNNNMPTQYGIQQQQTYSAPASNQNTQPVVPSTESGEDFQTGDFVAIRSELMQDYPAIWRVDGKTLLQKYEAFDDQTGKVLHRNVSTYAAWNAESKKLYVKIPVRFRVYNQMETVVEFMRSEMVLGSGADGSFDHQQFRETAMADTKAYQDVFEVYIQTLISQALDSNFLKEILQEQDDYFLSRVKTIDNLTEDRRQRLIQITPWSHHIITSLATFPAYDIMNELGHQQHHQQPLCVACHQPGIAVRIVLQGQTYNVATLGTSTSSNSAQYEKNLQLCRGCSSRFELLHKICHQKYIMFVECAKRVNQQISNDSSKGPTVILNDLLADENWLSMLFKEVRSIWAEIELLERQYRFQMGGGSQ; encoded by the exons ATGGATCCCGTCGGTCCGTGGTCGTACACGTACAATCGGATACCGGGTGCGGCAGGCGGTGAGTTCCATCATCATCTCGCTTCGGCCGCGGCAGCCGCCGGAAGTTCGGCCGCGGCCGGTCTAGCAGCTCATCACAATGCAgccgctgctgcagctgcggCCACAGTCGCCGGCGTACCCTCGACGACCTCACAGTTACTTCTTCAGGCGGCCCACACCACTTCCCTCGGTTCCACCGGTACGCCGTTCAATCCGCCCAGCTTTCTTTCGCCGGGCAGCGTGACAGGCTACGACGCAGTATTTACCCCTCTATTCCATCATGCGGCCGCGGCCAGTAGTAACCCCAAGCCGGCCCATTACAGCACGAACAGCACCGGTGGCGGAGTTAGTGGCACCAGTAGCGTCATCAACGCCCAGCATCGACAGGTGCTGGTGCAGGCGCAAAGCCCGGTGGCCGtcgcggctgctgctgcggccgccgctgccgccgtcGGCAAGCAGCACCATCAGGTGGATAATCTTCGTGACAACTACCAGTCAACGATGGCACAGCATCAGCAAACGCTGGTGACTTTCTTCGAGCAGCAACAGGCTGCGGCAAACAGTGGTGGTGCAACGAATGCAACAGGAACGGGAAGTGTCGCCGGATCGTGGCAGACGAACAACAACCAGCTACCGAGCCCCTTCGGAATCATGCCCCACGAGAATGTGCTCCCATCGAGTCCATCGTCGAACAACAACGCCGCCCCCGGAGCGGCCACAACGGTCACCACGAAGTACGAAAACTTTGGCACACACTACACGAACTCCGCgttgcaacaacaacatcatcaccaccagcaacaacaacagcagcaacaacagcaacaacagcagcaacagcagcagcagcaacaacaacaccagctGCTTTCAATGGCCGGAAAGGTAGCAGCTGGTCGTTCCTCTTCGCCAGCGGTGAACGTCGTCACGAAGACGGTCGGAcaacctccaccaccgccatcaGCCGGAGGTTCATCGGCGGGTGGCTACTTTTCACCGTCGGCGGGCACTAGCAGCAGCACCGGTGGAGCCAACAGCAGCCCTTACGCGGTGAACGAATCATCCCCGCATGGCGTCGGAGCGTACTCCAGTATGA AGCACAATGGCAGCGTTTCGAAACCTGCCGTaggacagcagcagcagcagcagcaggtagCGGGCGGAGCGTCGGATGggacgaacaacaacaacggtaCCGTGACGGTGGCCAATACGCTTAAGAAGCTCAACATCCCGGCCAATATGAACAAGGGCTTCATGGGCAGCTACCTGAAGTTTCTGCAGGGTGAGCGCGAAGGATCGCCACCACCGGTCAACCGACCCGGCCGTAAAACGGCCTGGTCGAGACCAGCCCCAGCTACATCATCCAATGTCCCCAAAAGTACAGCGGCTGCGGCgacatcagcagcagccggcGGTACGAATGCATCCAGTCCGAAGGGAGGCACACAGTACAACAATAGCCAGACGCCGACAGGCGATGGTGGCGACCAGCGTctcaagcagcagcaacaacaacagcgcgAAGTGCGTAACGGTACCGATGGCATGCAAGGTGGTGAGGGTGAGAACCAATCGTCTAATTACAGTATTACCGCTCTTCAGACTCCCAGCAGCAACAATAACCACAATACCGCCGCTACCAAACAGACCGATGCGAACCGGAAAAGAAAGTACAATCCTGCGGCGACCACTGGCGAAGCTGGTGAAG GATCCGATCCACTCGTTGTACCGCAACGCCGTCAAACGACCAACCGGAAGGCAAAGGCGAAAGCCGTCGAATTGCAGCAGCAGATACTGGGCGGCTCGAAAGCGACCGGACGGGTACTCGACGAGGTGGAAGAACCGGCTGAATTCGCCAACGATTCCGACTCCGATCCGGCCTGGACGCCGGCGGAGGATAAG gacgatgttgatgatgatgaggaacGGATGGCGGGAGGCAGAAGGCGAGGAAGAAAAAGCACCACTGGCACACTGGGTCGGGGCAAAGGTCGCTCTAATATATTGTCAG CCGGCGATTACGAGTACAGTAGTGAGGAggacaacaaccacaacaatgTTGGTGGTTCCCATGCTGCTGCCTCGTCAGGCCATACACCATCTCAGGCCAACCtacaacagcatcaacaaatCGCGGTACCAAACGCGCCTCCTGCAAGCCATCACCATCCGAGCCAGATCCATCAAAATCAGCACACAACACAATCGCATATGCTCCACTCTCAGTCCTCGATGCAACGGCAAGCGCAGTCTGTTGCCGGTgtccagcagcaacatcagcaccaccaccagcagcaacaaatggGGAACCTGCAAACGCAGCCCAACAACATCTACTCGTCGCAGTCGCCAACGAACAATAACATGCCTACTCAGTACGGTATCCAACAGCAACAAACGTACAGTGCACCGGCGTCCAACCAGAACACCCAGCCTGTTGTTCCTTCGACCGAAAGCGGAGAAGACTTTCAG ACGGGAGACTTTGTCGCCATCCGGTCCGAGCTAATGCAAGACTATCCGGCGATATGGCGCGTTGACGGTAAAACGCTGCTGCAAAAGTACGAAGCATTTGACGATCAGACCGGAAAAGTGCTCCATCGAAATGTATCTACC TACGCCGCGTGGAATGCGGAATCGAAAAAGTTGTACGTAAAGATCCCCGTCCGGTTCCGCGTGTACAACCAGATGGAAACGGTTGTCGAGTTTATGCGCAGCGAAATGGTGCTGGGTAGCGGTGCGGACGGGTCGTTCGACCATCAGCAGTTCCGGGAGACGGCTATGGCAGATACGAAGGCGTACCAGGACGTGTTCGAGGTGTACATACAGACGCTCATATCGCAGGCGCTCGATTCGAACTTCCTGAAGGAAATTTTACAAGAACAAG ATGATTACTTCTTGTCGCGGGTGAAAACGATCGACAATCTAACGGAAGATCGTCGCCAGCGGCTGATTCAAATAACGCCCTGGTCGCATCACATCATCACCTCGTTAGCCACCTTCCCGGCGTACGACATTATGAATGAGCTAGGCCACCAGCAACATCATCAGCAGCCGCTGTGTGTGGCGTGCCATCAGCCTGGCATCGCCGTCCGAATCGTACTCCAGGGTCAAACGTACAACGTGGCCACACTGGGTACCTCGACGAGCTCCAACTCGGCTCAGTACGAGAAGAATTTACAGCTGTGCCGGGGCTGCTCGAGCCGCTTCGAGCTGCTGCATAAGATA
- the LOC131272231 gene encoding UDP-glucose 4-epimerase: MPSNILVTGGAGFVGSHTVLELLNAGHTVICVDNLCNAYGGGAGSKLPESLKRVQQITGASIIFYDVDIRNREELQGVFLKHKIDCVVHFAALKAVGESCRIPLKYYQNNITGTSVLLEVMAEAGVFKIVYSSSATVYGEPQKLPLTESHPTGNCTNPYGKSKYFTEEIMKDLCESDPRWSVVSLRYFNPVGAHKSGRIGEDPNGEPNNLMPYISQVAVGRRECLRVFGSNYDTPDGTGVRDYIHIVDLAEGHVKAIDKLAGGSIGGFCVYNLGTGRGYSVLEVVKAFSKASGKEVKYEIVDRRAGDVAASYADVSLAAKELGWTAKRGLDEMCEDTWNWQKNNPNGFAG; encoded by the exons ATGCCATCGAATATTCTGGTCACCGGCGGAGCCGGCTTCGTTGGATCGCACACCGTGCTAGAGCTGCTAAATGCGGGCCACACGGTCATTTGTGTGGACAATCTTTGCAACGCGTACGGCGGTGGCGCTGGGTCCAAGCTGCCGGAGTCGTTGAAACGGGTGCAGCAAATTACGGGTGCTAGCATAATCTTCTACGATGTGGACATCAGAAATCGGGAGGAGCTGCAGGGTGTCTTTCTGAAG CACAAAATCGATTGCGTAGTGCACTTTGCTGCCCTAAAGGCCGTGGGAGAATCATGCCGTATACCGTTGAAGTACTATCAGAACAATATCACCGGCACCAGCGTCCTGCTCGAGGTGATGGCTGAG GCCGGTGTGTTCAAGATAGTGTACAGCTCGAGTGCGACGGTCTACGGCGAGCCGCAGAAGCTGCCCCTGACGGAGAGCCACCCGACGGGCAATTGCACTAATCCGTACGGCAAGAGCAAATACTTTACGGAGGAAATCATGAAGGACCTGTGCGAGTCGGACCCGCGCTGGTCGGTGGTGTCCCTGCGCTACTTCAACCCGGTCGGAGCGCACAAGTCCGGCCGCATCGGGGAAGATCCGAATGGTGAGCCGAACAATCTGATGCCCTACATTTCGCAGGTTGCCGTTGGGCGCCGAGAGTGCTTGCGTGTGTTCGGTAGCAACTACGATACGCCGGACGGTACGGGGGTGCGCGATTACATCCACATCGTCGACCTGGCGGAGGGCCACGTGAAGGCGATCGATAAGCTGGCGGGCGGTTCGATCGGCGGATTCTGTGTGTATAATCTGGGTACGGGTCGTGGGTACTCGGTGCTGGAAGTAGTTAAAGCCTTCTCGAAAGCTTCCGGGAAGGAGGTGAAGTACGAAATTGTAGATAG ACGTGCCGGCGACGTGGCTGCCAGCTATGCGGACGTTTCGCTCGCCGCCAAAGAACTCGGCTGGACCGCCAAGCGAGGACTGGACGAGATGTGCGAGGACACCTGGAACTGGcaaaaaaacaatcccaacGGGTTCGCCGGGTAG
- the LOC131271922 gene encoding uncharacterized protein LOC131271922, which yields MCTKHNIISNHSSSNISITIHIFSTSSSSSISNSKRSNYTSSSTINKWSMLLPHSVCTICI from the coding sequence ATGTGCACCAAACACAACATCATCAGcaaccacagcagcagcaacatctcCATCACAATCCACATcttcagcaccagcagcagcagcagcatcagcaacagcaaacgCAGCAActacaccagcagcagcaccatcaacaAGTGGTCGATGCTGCTGCCGCATTCAGTTTGTACGATCTGCATCTAA